The stretch of DNA ATTTTCCAGAACCCTGAACACACTTTCTCCTGCCTTCGCCACATCATCAAATACAACCATAGTGGTCTTCTTTGCAGGAGGAATAGGGTTAAGTTTTAACTCTGCCCTTGTTACCACACCAAGGGTACCTTCTGAGCTAATAAAAATGTGGAGCAGGTCATAACCCACGACGTTCTTCAATGTCCGGCCGCCAAGGTTGACAATTTCGCCTGTAGGCAGCACTACTTCAAGCCCCAGGATGTACTGCTTCGTTACACCATATTTGACGCATGCAGGACCACCGGCATTCTCAGCAATAATACCACCCAGGGTTGCACCCAGGAAGCTCTGGGGGTCAGGCGGGAAAAAAAGCCCTTCCTTCATAAGCCTGAGGGTCAGGTCCTGAAGGACAACACCGGGTTCCACCGTAGCGGTAAGGTTCTCTTTGTCTATTTTCAATATCTTATTCATCTTCGTAGTACAGAGAACAATTCCACCGTGCCAGGGAACAGAGCCACCGCTCACATTTGTGCCTCCACCCCTCGGAGTCACGGGTACCTTTTCAACATTGGCAATCTTCATAATCTCAGAAATTTCCTTTGTGCTTGTAGGGAACACCACTACATCGGGCTCATGTATCCAGCTTGTGGTCCCGTCATAGGAATATGCCTTCAACGCCTCAGGCGTTGTGAGGACATTTTCTTTACCAACAATCCTCTGAAATTCGCCTATTAATGATTCTTTTATCATCCATGCCCCCTTATCCTAACGGTTATTTGGTATTGTTACTTATTTCACTTACATATATCCTTTTCACGCTGAATTTGTCAAGAAAATATACTAACCAAAACTCTACGTTACAATACTTGTGCAAAATGGATAAATATTTCAAAAAACTCTTTAAAATAAATCGTTATTTCATTATGCATTTTTAAAATAATCCGGATAAATGCAGGTAAATAATTTTTATTCACAAGCCTATTTTCTTGCAAAAAATGGGAAGAAATTGGTATCATCTTGCAACATGATGGAATTATTTAAAGATTCAGATTTCACAAAGAAAAACATCAAAAAACCATTAGCAGATAGAATGAGGCCAAAATCACTTGATGATTTTACGGGTCAGGAACATCTCCTCGGTAATGGTAAACTTTTAAGTGTTCTCCTTGAAAAAAAGGATGTGCCATCCATGATATTATGGGGGCCAAGTGGTGTTGGAAAAACAACGATTGGATGGATCATCGGCAAGGAAATGGGTCTGCCTTTTATTCCGTTGAGCGCCGTAAACATTGGAATAAAGGAAGTGAAAGAAGTATTACAAAAAACCAGGATGCAGAAAATTATCCTTTTTATTGATGAATTTCACAGGTTTAACAAATTGCAGCAGGATACATTTCTCCCGCACGTGGAAAACGGAGACATTATACTCATAGGCGCCACAACTGAAAATCCCTCTTTCGAAGTCATCTCCCCGCTCCTCTCCAGGATGAAGGTGCTTACGTTGAACCCACTCAATAATGCTGAATTGATCCGGATTGTAAAAAGAGCCCTTGAGAACGATGCGGAACTGAAAAATTCATCATTGAAAATCGATGAGAATATCATAGAAGAATTGGTGATGCTTGCCAATGGCGATGCAAGAAAAGCGCTTAACCTTCTGGAAGTCTGCCATAAGATGGTTAAAGTGGCAGGAAAAGGGGATCAGGTTATTGACCGCAGCATCCTGAGAGAAGCCTACCAGAAAAACATTGCGGTTTATGACAAAAAGGGTGAGATGCATTACGACCTCATCAGCGCCTTGCACAAAAGCATGAGGGGGTCCGATCCTGATGCAGCGCTCTACTGGCTTGCACGCATGGTCGAAGGCGGTGAAGACCCGCTCTACATAATGAGAAGGATGGTAAGATTTGCATCGGAAGATGTGGGCAATGCAGATCCACATGCATTGACCCTTACAGTTTCAGCCATGGAGGCCTTTAAATTTATCGGCCCGCCCGAAGGGTATCTGGCCCTTGCACAAGCCTGTATATACCTCTCGTTATGTGAAAAGAGCAACGCGATCTATAAGGCATATAACTCGGTAAGCCATGATGTGAAGAACCTGCCGGAGTATCCGGTACCCTTTCATATTCGTAATGCTCCCACAAAGCTTATGGAAGGACTGGGTTATGGAAATGGATACCTTTATCCCCATGACTATGATGACGCCCTCGTCAGACAGGCATATATGCCGGAACAGATTAAAGACAAAAGGTATTACCGCCCGACTGACAGAGGTTATGAAAAAAAATTAAAAGAATTCCTGGAAAAAGTCAAAAAGGTGAAAGGAGCGTAGAGCGGAGAGCGGGTATCCGATATCCGTACGGTTTAATCCTGCCGAAGGCGGGACAATGGGGGGGGAGAAGGCAACGATGAGTGATAATAGCACACCCCACAGAGCAAAGGAGTATGATGAAGAGGTCCGCAGGACGATCCCCTTCTACCACCTGTTTCATACCGAAACCATCGACCTGGTCCGAACGCTTCTGCCAAGCGTATCGGTCTGGCTTGACACCGGCTGTGGCACAGGCTACCTTGCGGAGCAAGCGCTGCCTCTTCTGCCCAAGGTGCGTTTTCTTCTGGCCGATCCCTCTCCGGCGATGCTCGACCAAGCCCGTGGAAGGCTTGCACGCTTTCCGTTAGCAGACATCCGCTTCCTTGGCGCCGTGGCTACGGAGGAACTCGTCGGCGTAGTGCCCGAGACTCCCCAGGTGATTACCGCCATCCAAAGCCACCATTATGGCGGAGAGGAGGTTAGGAGGCTTGCAACCGCTGTATGTTATCGGCTCCTGGAACCGGGAGGCCTCTATGTCACTTTCGAGAACATTCAACCGGACACGGCACGAGGCATCAACATCAGCCTTGATCGCTGGCTCCGTTTCCAGCGTGAGGCGGACCGCTCACCACAGGAGGTGGAGGAGCACCGTTCCCGTTTCGGCAGGAACTATTTCCCGATTACCGTTGCCGAGCACCTGCAGCTTCTACGGGCAACCGGTTTTACCGTTGTCGAGATACTCTGGCTGTCACAGATGCAGGCGGGCTTCTACGCCATTAAATAATGCGCGATAACGGGACATCTCTAAACAATTCAATAACAAGTAAAGTCTCCCTGAAAGCGTGTGTTTGCTACTTTCACACACGATACTCCATTGCAAGCGGTAATCATTATTGCCGCCTTTTCCCCCTTGACATACAAACTTTTCATATCTTTCACCCAAACTCTGAAAAACAATGTCTTATCAATTGATGCGGGGAAGGGCTCCGCGCCTGCATGGCGATACCGTCACCGGCAAATAATATGTTGTATTTTTATAATGTTTGAAGGAAAATGAAAAGGGAAATGGGGCGTCATTATACGAATAATTTTTTTGGCTTGGGAAAGTTATTTATTTGTTATGGACCATCCCCTCTATCTTTGCCCTGGAGAGCCTGAAATGCAAGAAATAAGACCTGACAAGATTTTTCAAGGTGTAACATGAAACGAAGAATGTGGCTGGACACCTTCCTGCCTCCCTTTGTTGAAACGGAAAGGGAGAAGCCCCGCGATATGCTCTATATCGCCCAGGAGACGCCTCCTCCTTCCACAATCCTGATGGCCGGCATCCAGCACACACTTGTGGCGCTCATGCTGGTAGTCTACCTGGTAATCGTGGGTCAGGATATAGGGCTTGCGGGTGGTCAACTGAGAGGATTCATATCACTGGGCGTTGTGGTCATGGGCATCGGTACCCTGCTGAACAGTCTAACCACCCGGGTCAGCGCCGGCCACTTGCTGGTCCATATACCCAGTCCCATCACGATGACGGTTTTCATTCTCGTTGTGATGACGTTCGGGTTGAGTGCCGCAGCCGGAGGTATGCTGGTGGCGGGCTTCATTGTCTTCTTCATGGGTCGTTTCCTGCCCCGTTTGCAGGTCCTGTTTCCACCCGAGGTCACCGGAGTTCTGCTGGTACTTTTAGGGGTGTGTCTGCTGCCCGGGGGTGTGCGGCGGTTTATCGGCCTGGAGGAAGGGGTCACCTTCTTCAACATGGGTTCCGTACTCATCGCCCTGTGCACTCTGGGAACTATCACAGCTATTTCCGTCTGGTCTTCGGGACGTGTCCGTGTATTCGCTCTGATCATCGGCGTCGCTATCGGCCTGTTGGCGGCGGTTCTGACCGGCCACTTCGGTACCGCCGAACTAACTGCCGTGGCCGGACAACCCTTATTCGCCATGCCTTTCAGCGATTACAGGCCGCCGGTTCCCACATGGGTTCCGGGTGCGATCATCCCTCTGGCGTTGACACTGATCATCAGCGCCGTGGACGAAGTCGGCTGCGGGGTAATGGTGGACAGGATGAACAATAACCAATGGCGGCGGCCTGATCTGCCCATGATCGGCCGGCTGCTGAACATTATGGGCATTTGTAATGTTTTAAGCGGACTGACAGGAACGCTGACAACTGGCAGTTCATCGGCCAACCTGGGACTCGCGCATGCAACAGGCGTGGCGGCCAGACGGGTGGGGACTGCGGCGGGTCTGATGCTCATCGCGATCGCATGTCTTCCTAAGATCAGCCTGTTCATTACCCTCCTGCCGCGAGCAGTCATCGGAGCAATTCTGGTTTACACCGCCGCCTACATGATGGTCTCCGGAACAGAGTTGATCCTGTCGAGACTGCTCAACAGCCGAAGGCGGGCAACCGTGGGGCTGAGCCTGGCTGCAGGCATGGCGGTGTTGATGGTTCCGGAACTGACCGCAACGATGCCCCTGGAGATTAAACCCATTCTGGGCTCGGGGCTCGTGGTCGGGGTCGTGTCCGCCATCGTTTTGAATCTCATCTTTCGTATCGGTGTGTCCCGGCGCGGAGAGATACTGCTTGACGGGCAGAGACCGACGCTGCAGGCGGCGCGATTCCTGGAGGAACGCGGAGCAGACTGGGGAGCGAGGCGGGACGTCATCGGACATGCCGGCATAGCCGTGGGCGAGGCGCTGGAGACCTTACAAGGGGCTGGATTGCTTCAGGGGTCGGCGCGTTTGATGGCCGTCTTTGACGAGTACAAGCTGATCGTGACCCTTGACTATCCGGGGCGAGGTATTCGCCTGGCCGAAGAGCGTGCCGTCGATTTACAGGCGCTTCTGGATGAGGAGCATGATGACGCGGCGCTGGATGAGGCCATGGCTGTGGTATCGGCAGGTATGATCCGCAACATGGCCGATCAGGTCGAATGCAGCGAGCGAAAGGGCCGGGGCCGCATTCGGCTGATTTTCAACCACTGACCGGAGTCCGACTGCCCGTACCGGTTGCAATTCTCCGGAAATGCTATATCATGTCCATATCAGACCAATTCGGATTCAAAGATAGCACCCAGAGGGTACCCGGGCAACAAGGAGGAGGCGACGGAGGCGTACATTTTAGTACGTCGAGGAGGTGACGACGAAGGCAACGAAGTTATATGAATGAAGGCTAATTGGTATCAGACTACACGATTCGACAGGAGGAAGACAATGATCGAGATTCTCAGAACCAGGCGCAGCATAAGGAAATATGAGAAAAAAGGGATTGATAAAGGCTTGGCGGATATCCTCAAGGAGGCCCTGCTCCGCTGCCCCTCATCCCGGGGCAACAATCCCTGGACCTTTATATTCGTGGACGATCGTGAGCTGCTCCACCGGCTCTCTCAGGCAAAAGAGCGCGGATCAACTTTCCTTAAAGATGCGGCGCTGTGTATCGTGGTCTGCGGAGATGAAACGAAGTCGGACGTGTGGGTGGAGGATTGCTCCATCACCTCAATTGTTGTACAGCTTACAGCTCATTCATTAGGTCTTGGAACCTGCTGGGTTCAGGTCAGAAACAGGTTTTACGCCGGGGAAAAGACCTCGGAGAGCTATATTCAGGAACTCCTCGGCATACCCGACCACTTGCGAGTAGAGTGCCTGATCAGCATGGGTTATCCCGCGGAAACCAAAACGCCGGTCCCCTTCGAACAACTCGAGTACGGAAAGATAAAATACAACGGCTACCGGTGATCCCCGGTACACACAGTGATGATTTCCCTTGCAGGTTCAGGGGGGAATGTTGCAGAAAAAGAAAAAAGGAGAACACCACAGATGAAGAGCTACCGGAAAGAGTTATGGTTCAACACATCCACGAGAAGGGCATATATCAACATTACCTCTCAAAAGGTCGACCGCTACATATTGTTGCAGCAGATAACATCGTTGATAACGA from Pseudomonadota bacterium encodes:
- a CDS encoding nitroreductase family protein, whose amino-acid sequence is MIEILRTRRSIRKYEKKGIDKGLADILKEALLRCPSSRGNNPWTFIFVDDRELLHRLSQAKERGSTFLKDAALCIVVCGDETKSDVWVEDCSITSIVVQLTAHSLGLGTCWVQVRNRFYAGEKTSESYIQELLGIPDHLRVECLISMGYPAETKTPVPFEQLEYGKIKYNGYR
- a CDS encoding purine/pyrimidine permease; the protein is MKRRMWLDTFLPPFVETEREKPRDMLYIAQETPPPSTILMAGIQHTLVALMLVVYLVIVGQDIGLAGGQLRGFISLGVVVMGIGTLLNSLTTRVSAGHLLVHIPSPITMTVFILVVMTFGLSAAAGGMLVAGFIVFFMGRFLPRLQVLFPPEVTGVLLVLLGVCLLPGGVRRFIGLEEGVTFFNMGSVLIALCTLGTITAISVWSSGRVRVFALIIGVAIGLLAAVLTGHFGTAELTAVAGQPLFAMPFSDYRPPVPTWVPGAIIPLALTLIISAVDEVGCGVMVDRMNNNQWRRPDLPMIGRLLNIMGICNVLSGLTGTLTTGSSSANLGLAHATGVAARRVGTAAGLMLIAIACLPKISLFITLLPRAVIGAILVYTAAYMMVSGTELILSRLLNSRRRATVGLSLAAGMAVLMVPELTATMPLEIKPILGSGLVVGVVSAIVLNLIFRIGVSRRGEILLDGQRPTLQAARFLEERGADWGARRDVIGHAGIAVGEALETLQGAGLLQGSARLMAVFDEYKLIVTLDYPGRGIRLAEERAVDLQALLDEEHDDAALDEAMAVVSAGMIRNMADQVECSERKGRGRIRLIFNH
- a CDS encoding replication-associated recombination protein A — its product is MRPKSLDDFTGQEHLLGNGKLLSVLLEKKDVPSMILWGPSGVGKTTIGWIIGKEMGLPFIPLSAVNIGIKEVKEVLQKTRMQKIILFIDEFHRFNKLQQDTFLPHVENGDIILIGATTENPSFEVISPLLSRMKVLTLNPLNNAELIRIVKRALENDAELKNSSLKIDENIIEELVMLANGDARKALNLLEVCHKMVKVAGKGDQVIDRSILREAYQKNIAVYDKKGEMHYDLISALHKSMRGSDPDAALYWLARMVEGGEDPLYIMRRMVRFASEDVGNADPHALTLTVSAMEAFKFIGPPEGYLALAQACIYLSLCEKSNAIYKAYNSVSHDVKNLPEYPVPFHIRNAPTKLMEGLGYGNGYLYPHDYDDALVRQAYMPEQIKDKRYYRPTDRGYEKKLKEFLEKVKKVKGA
- a CDS encoding class I SAM-dependent methyltransferase codes for the protein MSDNSTPHRAKEYDEEVRRTIPFYHLFHTETIDLVRTLLPSVSVWLDTGCGTGYLAEQALPLLPKVRFLLADPSPAMLDQARGRLARFPLADIRFLGAVATEELVGVVPETPQVITAIQSHHYGGEEVRRLATAVCYRLLEPGGLYVTFENIQPDTARGINISLDRWLRFQREADRSPQEVEEHRSRFGRNYFPITVAEHLQLLRATGFTVVEILWLSQMQAGFYAIK
- a CDS encoding FAD-binding protein, with protein sequence MIKESLIGEFQRIVGKENVLTTPEALKAYSYDGTTSWIHEPDVVVFPTSTKEISEIMKIANVEKVPVTPRGGGTNVSGGSVPWHGGIVLCTTKMNKILKIDKENLTATVEPGVVLQDLTLRLMKEGLFFPPDPQSFLGATLGGIIAENAGGPACVKYGVTKQYILGLEVVLPTGEIVNLGGRTLKNVVGYDLLHIFISSEGTLGVVTRAELKLNPIPPAKKTTMVVFDDVAKAGESVFRVLENGVIPGKIELLDNWVINRIEEMMPMGLPKDADAVLLFECDGIAEAVEKETEKIVEITKKYGAVDARVAKDIDEANKYWLARRAGFAAVFGKAKTVFAEDVTVPRGKIPALINRCKELAKKHNVEIVVLGHAGDGNLHPAILTDINNKDHYDRAVKAMDAIIEAAVEFGGVLSGEHGIGLEKQKFFSKITDPVVVKMMKDIKALFDPNNIMNPGKIWD